One Granulicella sp. 5B5 DNA window includes the following coding sequences:
- a CDS encoding nucleoside hydrolase encodes MSAACAQRLVLIDQDGSGPGGSNQMSMMVLLQSPEVRVLGITMVSGNAWEPEEVEHTLRMLELIHRTDVPVVPGSVFPLLRTEQETNLEKPIVGTFPWYGAWGDLAAHTSTQQYHGPFVVPPLAEGEPTTKPLDEDAAHFLIRQVHAHPHQVTIYAAGPLTNIALALSIDPHFAELTQGIVIMGGSLAPVTDDPEFATHPRHEFNFWFDPEAAHITFRAKWPRIDLTTVDISVKTRFSEAMYNEIKSSPAPAAQYIAKYTHEFYYLWDELEAAALLDPKIITKERMFYVDVDTTHGPNYGDTLTWTEANKPQRELTPVHVQEDLDTARFYKLFIRLMKSEPIATERVQ; translated from the coding sequence GTGAGTGCGGCATGTGCTCAGCGCCTTGTGCTGATCGATCAAGATGGGTCAGGGCCGGGCGGCTCGAACCAGATGTCGATGATGGTCCTGTTGCAGTCGCCTGAGGTACGGGTGCTCGGCATCACGATGGTCAGCGGCAACGCGTGGGAGCCGGAAGAGGTCGAGCATACGCTGCGCATGCTCGAGCTTATCCACCGCACGGATGTTCCTGTCGTGCCGGGCTCGGTCTTTCCCCTGCTGCGGACGGAGCAGGAGACGAACCTTGAGAAGCCGATCGTAGGAACATTTCCCTGGTATGGTGCATGGGGAGACCTTGCCGCGCATACCAGCACACAGCAGTATCATGGCCCGTTCGTTGTGCCGCCCCTTGCTGAGGGAGAACCAACAACCAAGCCGCTAGACGAAGACGCTGCGCACTTCCTGATCCGCCAAGTGCATGCGCATCCGCATCAGGTGACGATCTACGCGGCCGGGCCGCTGACGAACATAGCGCTCGCGCTTTCTATCGATCCGCACTTCGCGGAGCTGACGCAAGGCATCGTCATCATGGGTGGCAGTCTGGCACCGGTGACTGATGATCCCGAGTTCGCCACGCATCCGCGCCATGAGTTCAACTTCTGGTTCGACCCAGAGGCCGCGCACATCACCTTTCGCGCGAAGTGGCCACGTATTGATCTGACCACTGTGGACATCAGCGTGAAGACGCGCTTCAGCGAGGCCATGTACAACGAGATCAAGAGCTCGCCTGCACCCGCCGCGCAGTACATTGCAAAGTACACGCACGAGTTCTACTACCTGTGGGATGAACTCGAGGCCGCTGCGCTGCTTGATCCGAAGATCATCACCAAAGAACGCATGTTCTATGTCGATGTAGACACGACACACGGGCCCAACTATGGCGACACGCTCACGTGGACTGAAGCCAACAAGCCGCAGCGCGAACTCACGCCGGTGCATGTGCAGGAAGACCTGGATACGGCGCGGTTCTACAAGTTGTTTATCCGACTGATGAAGTCCGAACCGATTGCAACGGAACGTGTACAGTGA
- a CDS encoding alpha-E domain-containing protein has product MLSRVADSLYWMSRYLERAEHTTRLLDVNLNLMLDESTSSADRRWPRLLQGLGRPRRLKWEGNPYTLAHTLTFDTTNPSSVVSCIISARENARHMREQISTEQWHRVNSLYLEVTRPGFKKEMTLEATSNSNDAPIAFLQQVMEAVHQFQGVTDSTMSHGEGWHFIQVGRFLERATATTLLLEAYNDDLWLQPERATDGNEYLEWMGLLRSATAFEAYCKVYTADLTPERIFEFLLLDPEFPHSLRFSINALQEALIAIQRQSGKRRADDLHRLAGKLASSLAFASVDEILDRDVIGYLRRIQQQCNAIHETIYQLYVNYSIQAALAG; this is encoded by the coding sequence ATGCTCTCTCGCGTCGCCGACTCGCTGTATTGGATGAGCCGCTACCTCGAGCGCGCGGAGCACACCACGCGCCTGCTCGATGTGAACCTGAACCTGATGCTTGACGAGAGCACCAGCAGCGCCGATCGGCGGTGGCCGCGCCTGTTGCAGGGCCTGGGGCGACCGCGACGCCTGAAGTGGGAGGGCAATCCCTACACACTTGCTCATACGCTTACCTTCGATACGACGAACCCGTCTTCCGTTGTGAGCTGCATCATCTCCGCACGCGAAAACGCACGTCACATGCGCGAGCAGATCTCCACCGAGCAATGGCATCGCGTGAACTCGCTGTATCTCGAGGTCACTCGCCCGGGTTTTAAGAAGGAGATGACGCTGGAGGCGACGAGCAACTCCAACGACGCACCGATTGCATTTCTACAGCAGGTAATGGAAGCCGTGCATCAGTTTCAAGGCGTAACCGACTCTACCATGAGCCACGGCGAAGGCTGGCACTTTATTCAAGTTGGCCGCTTTCTCGAGCGCGCCACCGCGACTACGCTGCTGCTGGAGGCCTATAACGACGATCTGTGGTTACAGCCAGAACGCGCCACAGACGGCAATGAGTACCTGGAGTGGATGGGCCTGCTGCGCAGCGCCACCGCCTTTGAGGCCTACTGCAAGGTCTACACTGCAGACCTGACGCCGGAGCGCATCTTTGAGTTCCTGCTGCTTGATCCTGAGTTTCCCCACTCACTGCGCTTCTCCATCAATGCCCTGCAAGAGGCACTGATAGCCATACAGCGGCAGTCCGGCAAGCGCCGTGCCGACGACCTCCATCGCCTGGCCGGGAAGCTCGCGTCGTCGCTCGCGTTTGCAAGCGTGGATGAGATCCTCGACCGCGACGTGATCGGCTACCTGCGTCGCATTCAACAACAGTGCAATGCGATCCATGAGACGATCTACCAGCTTTACGTCAACTACTCCATTCAGGCGGCACTCGCGGGCTAG
- a CDS encoding transglutaminase family protein — protein sequence MYYSIRHLTKFLYKTPVSESIMETRMHPRSDAQQRCLTFQLSVSPRCRVFSYRDHLANHVHHFDIPGQHGQLVIVAESLVEMQPHPELPTSLPAAAWDELDALVHESDFWEMLLPSEFAISTPALEALADHLSLQRADDPLSVLYRLNEQLYRYFDYKPQTTNADSPIDDALNTKAGVCQDFSHIMIALVRSRLRVPCRYVSGYLYHGERDHDRSIASATHAWIEAFLPELGWVGFDPTNNLVAADRHIRTAIGRDYADVPPTHGIFRGRTKSELSVAVRVEPSEGIPSLDRELPVPEDWSMLVEKAQALPQQPPPITRRQMQQSQQQ from the coding sequence ATGTATTACTCGATCCGCCATCTGACGAAGTTCCTTTACAAGACTCCCGTCAGCGAGAGCATTATGGAGACGCGCATGCATCCGCGCTCCGACGCGCAGCAACGCTGCCTCACGTTTCAACTTTCGGTGAGCCCGCGCTGCCGCGTGTTCAGCTATCGGGACCACCTTGCGAACCATGTGCATCACTTCGACATTCCGGGCCAGCATGGGCAGCTCGTTATTGTCGCGGAGTCGCTGGTTGAAATGCAGCCGCACCCGGAGCTGCCGACGTCACTGCCAGCAGCCGCATGGGACGAACTGGATGCACTCGTACATGAGAGCGACTTCTGGGAGATGCTTCTGCCCAGCGAGTTCGCCATCTCCACACCTGCTCTGGAAGCACTCGCAGATCATTTGAGCCTGCAACGCGCGGATGATCCTCTCTCAGTCCTCTACCGGTTGAATGAACAGCTCTACAGATACTTTGACTACAAGCCACAAACCACGAACGCGGACTCTCCTATCGATGATGCGCTCAACACTAAAGCAGGCGTCTGTCAGGACTTCTCGCACATCATGATTGCGCTGGTGCGTTCGCGTTTGCGTGTGCCGTGCCGTTATGTCAGCGGCTATCTTTACCATGGCGAGCGCGATCACGATCGGTCGATTGCTTCCGCTACACATGCGTGGATCGAGGCATTTCTTCCCGAACTCGGGTGGGTGGGCTTCGACCCGACTAACAACCTCGTCGCTGCCGACCGCCACATCCGCACAGCTATCGGCCGCGACTACGCCGATGTGCCGCCCACGCACGGTATCTTCCGCGGCCGCACCAAGAGCGAGCTTTCCGTGGCCGTTCGCGTGGAGCCGAGCGAGGGTATCCCGTCGCTCGACCGCGAACTGCCGGTGCCGGAAGACTGGTCGATGCTGGTGGAGAAAGCGCAGGCGCTGCCGCAGCAGCCGCCACCCATAACTCGTCGCCAGATGCAGCAGTCACAGCAACAGTAG
- a CDS encoding SDR family oxidoreductase, with the protein MSSMEHTQTATNAEQQLPIRYAPTAVTDDAAEAGPRRILVLGATSGIAEATCRLWAARGDHLFLVARNADRLHVVAADMRVRGAGYVDTAVADLDDTTKHAELLAHAVNSLAGLDLVFVALGVLGDARESERDFAEANRILQTNFVSVVSLLTWLGNYCAQRHHGTLAVLSSVAGDRGRKSNYVYGSSKAGLSAFVAGLRNRIDREGVRVITIKPGPVKTAMTAGMDIKSGMADVDDVAATLVKVIDKGSDVVYVPGKWRIIMAIIRAVPEFLFKKLNL; encoded by the coding sequence ATGAGCTCCATGGAGCATACACAGACTGCAACGAACGCAGAGCAACAGCTACCGATCCGCTATGCGCCAACGGCTGTGACAGATGATGCAGCTGAGGCGGGCCCGCGACGGATTCTGGTGCTGGGTGCTACATCGGGCATCGCTGAAGCAACCTGCCGCCTGTGGGCCGCACGCGGAGATCATCTGTTTCTGGTGGCGCGCAACGCCGATCGGCTGCATGTAGTCGCAGCCGACATGCGCGTACGCGGAGCAGGCTATGTTGACACGGCAGTAGCAGATCTGGACGACACCACCAAACATGCGGAGCTGCTGGCTCACGCAGTCAACTCGCTGGCTGGACTGGATTTAGTGTTTGTTGCCCTCGGAGTGCTCGGCGACGCTCGTGAGTCGGAACGCGACTTTGCGGAGGCGAACCGAATTCTGCAGACGAACTTTGTCTCGGTGGTGAGCCTGCTTACGTGGCTGGGCAACTACTGTGCACAGCGTCATCATGGAACCCTGGCCGTGCTCTCCTCTGTGGCTGGCGACCGCGGACGCAAGTCCAACTATGTGTATGGCTCTTCAAAGGCTGGCCTCAGCGCGTTCGTTGCCGGCCTGCGCAATCGCATCGACCGCGAAGGCGTGCGCGTCATCACCATTAAGCCCGGCCCCGTAAAAACGGCCATGACAGCGGGCATGGACATCAAGAGCGGCATGGCCGATGTGGACGACGTCGCCGCGACGCTCGTGAAGGTCATCGATAAGGGATCGGACGTCGTCTACGTGCCCGGCAAGTGGCGCATCATTATGGCGATCATCCGCGCGGTCCCGGAGTTCCTCTTCAAGAAGCTGAACCTGTAA
- a CDS encoding FAD-binding oxidoreductase, whose translation MPMDPETAPVRPPFESWGRYPSYDATLKPLYWQGDFPGALAGAHSGALPVGMGRSYGDVCLLKEGTLLPTTAMNRLLDFNAETGLLTAEAGITLAQILDFAVPRGYFLPVTPGTKYVTLGGAIANDVHGKNHDVAGSFGNHVPCFELVRSDGTRMLCSQKENPDWFAATIGGMGLTGLITWAQLRLQPIVSRMIDYQGIQFHGIDEFLDLKKQYEQVAYTVSWVDCVSTGKNFARGIFMLGDHSKVPAQLTTTPKPKLVFPFNAPGFALNRASVSLFNTFFFHKQMKPHVSTLQDYEPFFYPLDKVLHWNRMYGKRGLLQFQYAIPWEHAKEGTEAILKEIAKSGLASFLAVLKTFGDIPSLGMMSFPQAGIMFALDFPIKPNISFPLMQRLGDMTLEFGGRLYPAKDACMTAPQFQAFYPKWQQFTRYKDPALTSSFWERVTASEGAAR comes from the coding sequence ATGCCAATGGACCCTGAGACCGCGCCCGTGCGCCCACCCTTTGAATCGTGGGGACGCTACCCCTCGTATGACGCTACCCTGAAGCCACTGTACTGGCAGGGGGACTTTCCCGGTGCGCTGGCTGGCGCGCACTCCGGCGCGTTGCCGGTGGGTATGGGCCGAAGCTATGGCGATGTGTGCCTCTTGAAGGAAGGCACACTCCTGCCGACGACGGCCATGAACCGTCTCTTGGATTTCAATGCAGAGACTGGTCTGTTAACCGCAGAGGCAGGCATCACGCTGGCGCAGATCCTGGACTTCGCCGTGCCGCGTGGATACTTTCTTCCGGTCACACCGGGCACGAAGTACGTCACGTTAGGCGGCGCCATCGCCAACGATGTCCACGGCAAGAACCACGATGTCGCTGGCTCGTTTGGCAATCACGTTCCGTGTTTTGAGCTGGTGCGCTCCGACGGCACACGGATGCTGTGTTCGCAGAAGGAGAACCCTGACTGGTTTGCCGCGACCATCGGCGGCATGGGCCTGACCGGGTTGATCACATGGGCGCAACTGCGGTTGCAGCCTATCGTCTCGCGCATGATCGACTATCAGGGCATTCAGTTCCACGGTATCGACGAGTTTCTCGATCTGAAGAAGCAGTACGAGCAAGTCGCTTATACCGTCAGTTGGGTCGATTGCGTCTCGACAGGCAAAAACTTCGCTCGCGGCATCTTCATGCTGGGCGACCACTCCAAGGTACCGGCGCAGTTGACGACGACGCCCAAACCCAAGTTAGTATTTCCCTTCAACGCACCTGGATTTGCGCTGAACCGCGCCTCGGTCAGCTTGTTCAACACGTTTTTCTTTCACAAGCAGATGAAGCCCCATGTGAGCACATTGCAAGACTATGAGCCATTCTTCTACCCGCTCGACAAGGTGCTTCACTGGAACCGCATGTACGGTAAGCGTGGGCTGCTGCAGTTTCAGTATGCAATTCCGTGGGAGCATGCAAAGGAGGGTACAGAGGCGATCCTGAAGGAGATCGCAAAGTCCGGCCTGGCCAGCTTTCTCGCCGTGCTCAAGACCTTTGGTGATATTCCTTCACTAGGCATGATGAGCTTCCCACAGGCCGGCATCATGTTTGCGCTGGACTTCCCGATCAAACCGAATATCAGCTTTCCGCTGATGCAACGGCTCGGCGATATGACGCTGGAGTTTGGCGGGCGCCTCTACCCAGCTAAGGACGCCTGCATGACGGCGCCGCAGTTTCAGGCGTTTTACCCGAAGTGGCAGCAGTTTACACGCTACAAGGACCCGGCGTTGACCTCCAGTTTCTGGGAGCGTGTGACCGCGAGTGAAGGAGCGGCGCGATGA
- a CDS encoding SDR family oxidoreductase — MQMTGNTILITGGGSGIGRGLAEALHALGNHVIIAGRRKSILEEVMAANPGMKSLALDIEDRTAIRALAGRIASEHPQLNVLINNAGIMRAEDLKDQQDDLANAESMVTTNLMGPIRLTAALLPLLRKHASSTIINVSSGLAFVPLAFTPTYCATKAAIHSYTQSLRYQLKDTTTEVIEIIPPYVQTDLLPGDGDPRAMPLKDYIAETMEILKSQPTPQEICVKNVLGRRDTVDQGKFDAIFYPLNEAMASRFQ, encoded by the coding sequence ATGCAGATGACAGGCAACACCATCCTGATTACCGGTGGGGGCTCAGGTATTGGCCGCGGTCTTGCGGAAGCGTTACACGCGCTGGGCAACCATGTGATTATCGCAGGACGACGCAAGTCGATCCTGGAAGAGGTCATGGCAGCGAATCCCGGGATGAAGTCGCTGGCGTTGGATATCGAGGATCGGACGGCAATTCGTGCGCTCGCTGGCCGTATCGCCTCGGAGCACCCGCAACTGAATGTGCTGATCAACAACGCCGGCATCATGCGTGCGGAGGATCTGAAGGACCAGCAGGACGACCTTGCCAATGCGGAGTCGATGGTGACAACCAACCTCATGGGGCCGATCCGGCTCACAGCGGCTCTGCTGCCGCTGCTGCGCAAGCATGCGTCGTCAACGATCATCAATGTGTCGTCGGGTCTTGCATTTGTCCCACTAGCATTCACACCGACCTACTGCGCAACAAAGGCGGCGATCCACTCGTACACGCAGTCACTGCGCTACCAGCTCAAAGACACCACCACCGAAGTAATCGAGATCATCCCGCCCTACGTGCAGACCGATTTGCTCCCCGGTGACGGCGATCCACGCGCGATGCCGCTCAAGGATTACATCGCGGAAACAATGGAGATACTGAAGTCTCAGCCCACGCCACAGGAGATTTGCGTGAAGAACGTGCTCGGACGGCGCGACACCGTCGACCAGGGCAAGTTCGATGCGATCTTCTATCCTCTGAACGAAGCCATGGCAAGCCGCTTTCAGTAG
- a CDS encoding polysaccharide deacetylase family protein: protein MMSLRTWVLIAAFAVLCGTAAAQQPQVAFTFDDLPAHGPLPPGETRPEPVKSILATLKAEHMPPVYGFVNGFRLIGYPYQIEILKDWHNAGEPLGSHTYSHLSLDVISAERFEQDIAANEAVLAKVDPDGDWHWFRYPFLDEGDTLAKRRNVRAYLKQNGYKIAEVTIDFQDYLWNEPYARCMAKHDDASVAYLQTSYLATASEFIDVFRGLSKQLYGRDIPYVLLMHVGAFDARMLPRLIALFRAKGFQFVTLQQAESDPAYSFDPNIGYPGGGTLMELVAQVKKVNFPDNTEPDKKLDAVCR from the coding sequence ATGATGAGCCTTCGTACATGGGTCCTAATCGCGGCGTTTGCGGTCCTTTGTGGAACTGCCGCTGCGCAGCAGCCGCAGGTGGCGTTTACGTTTGACGATCTCCCCGCGCACGGTCCGCTGCCGCCTGGCGAAACTCGACCGGAGCCCGTCAAGTCGATCCTTGCAACCCTCAAGGCGGAGCACATGCCGCCGGTGTACGGTTTCGTCAACGGCTTTCGCTTGATTGGGTATCCCTATCAAATAGAAATCCTCAAGGACTGGCACAATGCAGGCGAACCGCTGGGCAGTCACACGTACTCGCATCTCTCGCTTGATGTGATCTCAGCCGAAAGGTTCGAGCAGGACATTGCGGCGAATGAAGCAGTGCTCGCAAAGGTCGACCCCGATGGCGACTGGCATTGGTTTCGCTACCCGTTTCTCGATGAGGGCGATACGCTGGCCAAGCGCCGCAACGTGCGTGCCTATCTAAAGCAGAATGGCTACAAGATCGCTGAGGTCACAATTGACTTTCAGGATTACCTTTGGAACGAGCCCTACGCGCGTTGCATGGCAAAGCACGACGACGCCAGCGTTGCGTACCTCCAGACCAGCTACCTGGCGACGGCGAGCGAGTTCATCGACGTGTTTCGCGGGCTCTCGAAGCAGCTCTACGGGCGCGATATCCCCTATGTGCTGCTGATGCACGTAGGCGCCTTCGATGCGCGCATGTTGCCACGGCTCATCGCGCTCTTCCGCGCGAAGGGCTTCCAGTTCGTCACCCTGCAGCAGGCTGAAAGCGACCCGGCCTACAGCTTCGATCCGAACATCGGATATCCCGGCGGCGGCACGCTCATGGAGCTTGTAGCACAGGTGAAAAAGGTGAACTTTCCCGACAACACCGAGCCGGATAAGAAGCTGGACGCGGTCTGCCGATAG
- the rplT gene encoding 50S ribosomal protein L20 — protein sequence MPRVKRSTKRNDRRKKILKRASGYFLTKSKLYQAAQEAVERGLKFAYIGRKQKKRQFRSLWIVRINAACKLNGMSYSTFINGLKKAGNGLDRKILADIAANDAAGFAALAAQAKDALEAAKKTRDAA from the coding sequence ATGCCCCGTGTAAAACGGAGTACCAAGCGTAACGACCGCCGCAAAAAGATCCTCAAGCGCGCGAGTGGTTACTTCCTCACGAAATCCAAGCTCTACCAGGCCGCTCAAGAAGCTGTTGAGCGCGGTCTGAAGTTTGCCTACATCGGCCGCAAGCAGAAGAAGCGCCAGTTCCGCTCGCTCTGGATCGTGCGTATCAACGCCGCCTGCAAGCTGAACGGCATGAGCTACTCAACGTTCATCAACGGCCTCAAGAAGGCTGGTAACGGTCTGGACCGTAAGATCCTCGCCGACATCGCCGCGAACGACGCTGCCGGTTTCGCCGCGCTCGCTGCGCAGGCGAAGGACGCTCTCGAGGCCGCAAAGAAGACTAGGGACGCCGCGTAA
- the rpmI gene encoding 50S ribosomal protein L35, translating to MPKLKTHSGASKRFKKTASGKFKRGQSKMRHILTSKEQKTKSKLGKIVLVSVADTPKVARMLPYA from the coding sequence ATGCCTAAGTTGAAGACCCACTCCGGCGCCTCCAAGCGCTTCAAGAAGACTGCCAGCGGAAAGTTCAAGCGCGGCCAGTCCAAGATGCGCCACATCCTCACCTCCAAGGAACAGAAGACCAAGTCCAAGCTTGGGAAGATCGTCCTGGTGTCGGTGGCGGATACGCCGAAGGTTGCACGGATGCTCCCCTACGCCTAA
- a CDS encoding HAD family phosphatase gives MRLILPPGDFKAYLFDCDGTIVDSMPLHFVAWTKALAEYGCTSFTEDLFYAWGGLPVTAVVEELNKRDGLSIPMEEFAHRKESLYYDLIHELKAVPEVLEEIHRTHGTIPFAVVSGSTRESVVKSLEALGILDMFETLVCAGDYARSKPSPDPFLLAAERLGVAPKDCLVFEDADIGIQAATAAGMKSIRILQPPERAALAMA, from the coding sequence ATGAGACTGATACTTCCTCCAGGTGACTTCAAGGCTTACCTGTTCGACTGCGACGGCACCATCGTCGACTCCATGCCGCTGCACTTCGTGGCCTGGACCAAGGCGCTTGCCGAGTACGGCTGCACCAGCTTCACCGAAGACCTCTTCTACGCCTGGGGAGGCCTCCCCGTCACCGCCGTAGTCGAAGAACTGAACAAACGCGACGGCCTCTCCATCCCGATGGAAGAGTTCGCCCACCGCAAGGAGAGTCTCTACTACGACCTCATCCACGAGCTCAAGGCCGTCCCCGAGGTACTCGAAGAGATCCACCGCACCCACGGCACCATCCCCTTCGCGGTAGTCTCCGGCAGCACCCGCGAATCGGTCGTCAAGTCGTTGGAAGCACTAGGGATACTGGATATGTTTGAGACCCTGGTCTGCGCCGGCGACTACGCCCGCTCCAAACCATCCCCGGACCCCTTCCTGCTGGCCGCCGAGCGCCTCGGTGTCGCCCCGAAGGACTGCCTGGTCTTCGAGGACGCCGACATCGGCATCCAGGCCGCCACCGCCGCCGGCATGAAGTCCATCCGCATTCTCCAGCCACCCGAGCGGGCAGCCCTAGCCATGGCATAG
- a CDS encoding carboxypeptidase-like regulatory domain-containing protein has product MTNKTASTTLALGILMLGMSAAALAQSTNGTLRGTVLDPSGALIPQAQVTVTSAAGYTRTLTSDGTGNFQLAHLAPGSYSVSINAIGFTPALESVHVTGNKVASEQIKLGISVSQQIEVSANDALAENDVNAPADAR; this is encoded by the coding sequence ATGACCAACAAGACCGCCTCCACGACTCTCGCGCTCGGTATCCTCATGCTCGGCATGTCCGCTGCAGCGCTGGCACAATCCACCAACGGCACCCTTCGCGGAACCGTCCTCGACCCCTCCGGCGCGCTCATCCCGCAGGCCCAGGTCACCGTCACCAGCGCCGCCGGCTACACCCGCACTCTCACCAGCGACGGCACCGGCAACTTTCAGCTCGCGCATCTCGCCCCCGGCAGCTACTCCGTCAGCATCAACGCCATCGGCTTCACCCCCGCGCTTGAGAGCGTCCACGTAACCGGCAACAAGGTCGCCTCCGAGCAGATCAAGCTTGGCATCTCCGTCTCGCAGCAGATCGAAGTCTCCGCGAACGACGCCCTTGCGGAAAACGATGTGAACGCCCCCGCCGACGCTCGCTGA
- a CDS encoding VOC family protein: MLDHIFLSVSDVERSIAFYTAALAPLGITHVYDYDGNDGPPGHPDLKGFGANGRIFFWLRQGAADSRAVHVGFVADSQRDVDAAYAAAMAAGARDNGAPGFRDYYDPRYYAANVFDPDGYSLEFVYKNWQH, from the coding sequence ATGCTGGATCATATTTTTCTTTCGGTGAGCGATGTGGAGCGTTCGATTGCGTTCTATACGGCGGCCCTGGCGCCGCTTGGCATCACGCACGTGTACGATTACGACGGCAACGATGGGCCGCCGGGGCATCCGGACCTGAAGGGGTTTGGGGCGAATGGCCGCATCTTCTTCTGGTTGCGGCAAGGTGCAGCCGACAGCCGCGCGGTGCATGTGGGGTTTGTGGCGGACAGCCAGCGCGATGTGGATGCCGCCTATGCCGCCGCGATGGCTGCCGGAGCTCGCGATAACGGTGCACCTGGGTTTCGGGACTACTACGACCCGCGCTACTATGCGGCCAATGTGTTTGACCCGGATGGGTACAGCCTGGAGTTCGTTTACAAGAACTGGCAGCACTGA
- a CDS encoding TIGR03435 family protein — MFRIARPYLVLLPALLILAPGLCTHAQTPIVEEPGYKPTLTFDVATIRLSPPPDAHFHVSVSSPPHSTRFEATNLPIKALLQIAYGFDAPVVGAPDWVANTFYDINARSDEAADARLAKLTDNESRLEKRNAIRVLLAERFGLKTHLETRNSAIYNLVIAKGGIKMQLVPPPPASEAPAPPPPSNVQAHGSPHGLEFDGSNASLRAICGALSSMVEAPVIDKTGLNGTYNYTLQFGRDWSARDPDGWPSIFTAVQEQLGLKLDSEHEDVPNLVVDHITKPTEN, encoded by the coding sequence ATGTTCCGCATCGCTCGGCCCTACCTCGTTCTGCTCCCGGCTCTTCTCATCCTCGCGCCCGGCCTTTGCACACACGCGCAGACGCCCATCGTGGAAGAGCCCGGCTACAAGCCCACACTCACCTTCGACGTCGCCACCATCCGCCTCTCGCCGCCACCGGACGCCCACTTCCATGTCTCCGTCTCCAGCCCGCCGCACTCCACCCGTTTTGAGGCCACCAACCTCCCCATCAAGGCGCTTCTCCAGATCGCCTACGGCTTCGACGCCCCCGTAGTCGGCGCGCCCGACTGGGTCGCCAACACCTTCTACGACATCAACGCCCGCTCCGACGAAGCCGCCGACGCCCGCCTCGCCAAGCTCACCGACAACGAATCTCGCCTCGAAAAGCGAAACGCCATCCGCGTCCTGCTGGCCGAGCGCTTCGGCCTCAAGACACATCTCGAAACCCGCAACAGCGCCATCTACAACCTCGTCATCGCCAAGGGCGGCATCAAGATGCAGCTTGTCCCTCCACCGCCAGCCAGCGAAGCGCCCGCACCACCCCCGCCCTCCAACGTCCAGGCCCACGGATCGCCCCACGGCCTCGAGTTTGACGGCTCGAACGCTTCGTTGCGCGCCATCTGCGGCGCCCTCAGCTCCATGGTCGAAGCGCCCGTCATCGACAAGACCGGCCTCAACGGAACTTACAACTACACACTCCAGTTTGGCCGCGACTGGTCCGCGCGCGACCCCGACGGCTGGCCCTCCATCTTTACCGCCGTGCAGGAGCAGCTAGGCCTCAAACTCGACTCCGAGCACGAAGACGTTCCCAACCTCGTCGTCGATCACATCACCAAGCCCACGGAGAACTGA